In the genome of Gloeotrichia echinulata CP02, one region contains:
- a CDS encoding dihydroorotase has product MSSAKSLLIRGARIILPNGELMVGDVLMRDRQIVEVAPEISTTTVTTAIDAEGLTLLPGVIDPQVHFREPGLEHKEDLFTASCACAKGGVTSFLEMPNTRPLTTTQEALDDKLHRASTKCLVNYGFFIGATAENLSDLLAVQPTPGIKIFMGSMHGQLLVDQEAALESIFSQGDRLIAVHAEDQARINQRRQEFADIHDPAVHSQIQDNQAALLATQLALKLSRKYQRRLHILHMSTAEEADLLRQDKPSWVTAEVTPQHLMLNTSAYEKIGTLAQMNPPLRSPHDNEVLWQALRDGVIDFIATDHAPHTLEEKAQAYPKSPSGMPGVETSLAVMLTAAMAGKCTVAQVANWMSKAVAIAYGIPNKGAIAPGYDADLVLVDLNTYRQVRREELLTKSRWSPFEGWNLTGWAVTTIVGGEIVYDKGILNTSVRGQALTFLSGSSK; this is encoded by the coding sequence ATGTCATCTGCAAAAAGTTTATTGATTCGCGGCGCTCGCATAATTTTACCTAATGGAGAATTAATGGTTGGGGATGTGCTGATGCGCGATCGCCAAATAGTCGAAGTTGCACCAGAAATCTCCACCACAACAGTTACCACAGCAATTGACGCTGAAGGGTTAACTTTGTTGCCAGGAGTGATTGATCCGCAGGTGCATTTCCGAGAACCAGGACTAGAACACAAGGAAGATTTATTTACTGCCAGTTGTGCCTGTGCCAAAGGCGGAGTCACCTCCTTTCTAGAAATGCCGAATACGCGCCCTTTAACGACGACTCAGGAAGCTTTAGACGATAAGCTACACCGAGCCTCGACCAAGTGCCTAGTTAATTATGGCTTTTTTATTGGCGCAACAGCAGAGAATCTGTCAGATTTGTTGGCAGTCCAGCCGACACCAGGAATTAAAATTTTCATGGGGTCGATGCATGGTCAGTTGCTGGTTGACCAGGAAGCAGCGCTGGAGAGTATATTTTCTCAAGGAGACCGGTTAATTGCCGTTCATGCGGAAGACCAAGCCAGAATTAACCAACGAAGACAAGAATTTGCTGATATTCACGATCCCGCTGTTCACTCCCAGATTCAAGATAATCAAGCCGCACTGTTGGCTACTCAGCTAGCCTTAAAACTTTCGCGAAAATACCAACGTCGGCTACATATTCTGCATATGTCAACAGCCGAAGAAGCCGACTTGCTACGTCAGGATAAACCAAGTTGGGTAACGGCTGAAGTGACACCACAGCATTTAATGTTGAATACCAGTGCTTATGAAAAAATTGGCACCTTGGCACAAATGAATCCACCATTGCGATCGCCCCATGATAATGAAGTCCTGTGGCAAGCTTTGCGCGATGGTGTGATTGATTTTATTGCCACAGATCATGCACCACACACCTTAGAAGAAAAAGCCCAAGCTTACCCCAAAAGTCCTTCAGGTATGCCTGGGGTAGAAACTTCCTTGGCTGTGATGTTAACTGCCGCTATGGCAGGTAAGTGTACCGTTGCTCAAGTTGCTAACTGGATGTCAAAGGCTGTGGCTATTGCTTATGGTATTCCCAATAAGGGAGCGATCGCACCTGGTTATGATGCCGATTTAGTGCTTGTAGATTTAAACACTTATCGCCAGGTCCGCCGTGAAGAATTGTTAACCAAGTCTCGCTGGAGTCCTTTTGAAGGCTGGAACCTTACCGGATGGGCTGTAACCACTATTGTTGGTGGTGAAATTGTTTATGACAAGGGGATATTAAATACCTCAGTGCGTGGTCAGGCGCTAACTTTCTTGTCAGGGAGTTCCAAGTAA
- the tsaE gene encoding tRNA (adenosine(37)-N6)-threonylcarbamoyltransferase complex ATPase subunit type 1 TsaE, whose amino-acid sequence MKILLKDAEATLRLGISLSESLTPGSVILLEGDLGAGKTTLVQGIGKGLGIAEPIVSPTFTLINEYTEGRLALYHLDLYRLEPQDVAALNLESYWEGIEVIPGIVAIEWAERMSYKPDSYLRVRLIYGNDGDRQAEITPFNSTISEGISSLGFSQN is encoded by the coding sequence ATGAAAATTCTTCTCAAAGACGCAGAAGCTACACTACGTTTGGGTATCAGTCTTAGTGAATCCCTGACCCCTGGTAGTGTAATTTTATTAGAGGGTGATTTAGGTGCTGGCAAAACCACTTTAGTCCAAGGCATTGGCAAAGGTTTGGGCATTGCTGAACCCATTGTAAGTCCCACTTTCACCCTCATTAATGAGTATACAGAAGGACGCCTCGCCCTTTACCACCTTGATTTATATCGCTTAGAACCACAAGATGTTGCAGCCTTAAATTTAGAAAGCTACTGGGAAGGTATTGAGGTCATACCAGGAATTGTGGCGATTGAATGGGCAGAACGAATGTCCTATAAACCCGATAGTTATCTGAGAGTGCGTTTAATTTATGGGAATGACGGTGATCGCCAAGCCGAAATTACGCCATTCAATTCTACCATTAGCGAAGGAATTTCCAGCTTAGGATTTAGCCAAAACTGA
- a CDS encoding gluconeogenesis factor YvcK family protein produces the protein MSIGFLRQALNVMQKQSRSRTSYRVNQWFKWLSPGLSIKRWLLISLGGVVLVSLGLAIWIKLTPIFWMLELLKGFLGVLTEILPNYISGPLVILCGLLLVLWGQTRTVGSITEVLRPHGEEDLIDVLLAHRRLFRGPKIVVIGGGTGLSTLLRGLKTYSANITAIVTVADDGGSSGRLRQEFGVLPPGDIRNCLAALADEEKLLTELFQYRFRAGDGLTGHSFGNLFLTAMSDITGDLERAVAASSKVLAVRGQVLPATLSDVRLWAELADGRRIEGESSIPKAGGKIVKIGCIPANPPALPAAIKAIKEADYIIIGPGSLYTSLIPNLLVPQIADAIAATTVPRIYICNIMTQPGETEGYTVADHISAIDAASGQRRLFDAVLVHKKSPSAQSLIRYAQQNSHPVFLDREAVTKLGRRIVPANILYEDETGFVRHNPQKLARVLLRWYSGAHHAK, from the coding sequence ATGTCAATCGGTTTTCTTAGACAAGCCCTCAACGTCATGCAAAAGCAGTCGCGCAGTCGCACTTCCTATCGGGTGAACCAGTGGTTCAAATGGTTATCCCCTGGGCTTTCCATAAAACGCTGGTTATTGATCAGTCTTGGGGGTGTAGTGTTAGTCAGTCTGGGGTTAGCTATTTGGATTAAGCTGACCCCCATTTTTTGGATGTTGGAGTTGCTTAAGGGTTTTCTGGGAGTACTCACCGAGATCTTACCCAACTATATCAGTGGTCCGTTGGTGATACTGTGCGGTTTGCTGTTGGTGCTTTGGGGACAAACTCGCACTGTCGGCTCAATTACTGAAGTCTTAAGACCACATGGCGAAGAGGACCTGATTGATGTGCTGTTAGCCCATCGGCGATTGTTCCGAGGCCCGAAAATAGTAGTGATTGGTGGTGGTACAGGACTTTCTACATTACTGCGGGGACTGAAAACCTACAGTGCCAATATTACTGCTATTGTTACCGTCGCCGATGATGGTGGCTCTTCTGGGCGATTGCGCCAGGAATTTGGTGTGCTACCACCAGGGGATATTCGTAATTGTTTGGCTGCGCTTGCAGATGAGGAAAAATTATTAACAGAATTATTTCAATATCGCTTTCGTGCTGGGGATGGCTTGACAGGTCACAGTTTTGGCAATTTGTTTTTAACCGCGATGAGTGACATTACTGGGGATTTAGAACGCGCTGTTGCAGCTAGTTCCAAAGTCCTAGCGGTACGGGGACAAGTTTTACCAGCCACTCTCAGCGATGTTCGTCTCTGGGCAGAATTAGCGGACGGTCGCCGCATTGAGGGCGAATCTAGCATTCCCAAAGCCGGAGGTAAAATTGTGAAAATTGGCTGCATTCCTGCTAATCCCCCAGCTTTACCAGCTGCTATCAAGGCAATTAAAGAAGCTGATTACATTATTATTGGTCCTGGTAGTCTTTATACTAGCTTAATTCCTAATTTATTAGTCCCACAAATTGCCGATGCGATCGCCGCCACAACTGTCCCCCGCATCTATATTTGCAATATCATGACTCAACCTGGAGAAACTGAGGGATACACTGTTGCTGACCACATCAGCGCAATTGATGCGGCTTCTGGTCAAAGACGGCTTTTTGATGCTGTACTCGTACATAAAAAATCCCCATCAGCCCAATCACTCATCCGCTACGCTCAACAAAATTCCCATCCCGTGTTCCTTGATCGAGAAGCTGTCACCAAACTAGGACGCCGGATTGTCCCAGCAAATATTTTGTATGAAGATGAAACCGGTTTTGTCCGTCACAATCCCCAGAAACTAGCGCGAGTATTGTTGCGCTGGTACAGTGGAGCTCATCACGCCAAATGA
- the ruvC gene encoding crossover junction endodeoxyribonuclease RuvC produces MEKRILGLDPGLAIVGFGLISCKENQTKVPDTTVNMLDFGVIRTSADTEMAQRLCTLFDDLHTLIEESQPDLVAIEKLFFYRMSSTIVVAQARGVLMLVLGQRRLPYVEFTPAQIKQALTGYGNADKSEVQEAVAGELNLDEIPKPDDAADALAVALTAWYQV; encoded by the coding sequence ATGGAAAAACGAATTTTAGGATTAGATCCAGGACTGGCAATTGTAGGCTTTGGGCTAATTAGCTGCAAAGAAAATCAAACCAAAGTCCCAGACACAACCGTAAATATGCTGGATTTTGGTGTAATCAGAACTTCTGCAGATACAGAAATGGCACAGCGCCTATGTACGTTGTTTGACGATTTGCACACCCTGATAGAGGAGTCGCAACCGGATTTGGTTGCGATTGAGAAATTATTCTTCTATCGTATGTCAAGTACTATCGTAGTTGCACAGGCACGGGGTGTACTCATGTTAGTTTTGGGTCAACGTCGTCTCCCCTATGTCGAATTTACCCCTGCTCAAATTAAACAAGCTTTAACTGGTTATGGCAATGCCGATAAGTCCGAAGTCCAAGAAGCGGTAGCGGGGGAGTTGAATTTAGATGAGATTCCCAAGCCAGATGATGCTGCTGATGCTTTAGCAGTCGCCTTGACTGCTTGGTATCAGGTATAG
- a CDS encoding CPBP family intramembrane glutamic endopeptidase, which yields MVEQKRQEPEIPYLTRIQVLGAMGATAIILWIVAKLWLRFGDFSLYSWRWHPRDFFLGLGLGLIITVLSGLGYRLCPPYRKSADYYLDLVLKPLALPDIIWLGLLPGLSEELLFRGVMLPALGSDHVAVIVSSLSFGVLHLSGEQQWPYVIWATIVGLTLGYSTLLSGNLLVPIVAHILTNLLSSYFWKIRVI from the coding sequence GTGGTTGAACAAAAAAGACAAGAGCCAGAAATTCCCTACCTGACACGCATCCAAGTACTGGGAGCGATGGGAGCGACTGCTATAATTTTATGGATAGTCGCCAAACTTTGGTTGCGCTTTGGTGATTTTTCCCTATATTCTTGGCGGTGGCACCCCAGAGATTTTTTCCTGGGGTTAGGATTGGGATTAATCATCACGGTTTTAAGTGGTTTAGGTTATCGCTTGTGCCCTCCCTACCGTAAAAGTGCAGATTACTACCTAGATTTGGTGCTAAAGCCCTTAGCCTTACCTGACATAATTTGGCTGGGGTTGCTACCAGGTTTGAGTGAAGAATTATTATTTCGCGGCGTGATGCTGCCAGCATTAGGATCAGATCATGTAGCAGTTATCGTATCCAGTCTTTCCTTTGGCGTCTTACACCTCAGCGGTGAGCAACAATGGCCCTATGTAATTTGGGCAACTATTGTTGGGCTAACGCTTGGTTATAGTACCCTTTTGAGTGGGAACTTATTAGTGCCTATTGTTGCTCATATTCTTACCAATTTGCTTTCTAGCTATTTCTGGAAAATACGGGTAATTTGA